The following nucleotide sequence is from Nautilia sp. PV-1.
TAGACTTGTAGGTGATGTTGATTTTGAAAACGTAAGTAAAAAGGCTTCATATATTACTCCCGTACCTGGCGGTGTAGGGCCTATGACAATTGCTATGCTTCTTAAAAATACTGTAAAAGCCGCTAAAAATTTTGCGAAAGAGGTTAAATGAAAGAGAAACTGAAAAAACTGTATAACTGGTCGAATACATGGACCGGCACTATTGTTATTGTTTTACTTATTATTTTCTTTTTGGCTCAGGCTTTTGTAATTCCGAGCGGCAGTATGAAAAGAACGCTAATGCCGGGAGACGCGCTTTTTGCCAAAAAATTTGCATACGGAGTTCCAATTCCTCATATTCCCTGGTTAGAGATACCGCTGCTACCGGATTTCAGGGGTGACGGGCATCTAATCGACGGTCCGAGACCAAAAAGAGGAGATATAGTTATATTCAGATACCCTGTAAATCCTAAACTTCACTTTGTTAAAAGATGCGTGGCCGTAGGCGGCGACAAATTGATGGTTAGGAATAAAAATCTGTATTTAAGAGTTGAAAACAATGATGAAAAAACAGTTGCTTTTGCTAAAAAAATGAAAGCGAAAGTAGTTGAGATTAACGGTGAAAAATGGGCTCTTAATCCATATATGAAAATGCATCCCGGTATTCATCACGATCCTAAAGTGGATTTTCCTGAAGAAGTTATTAATTACGGACCTGTAATAGTGCCTAAAGACAATTATTTTATGATGGGTGACAATAGAGACCACAGTGACGACAGCAGATTCTGGGGACCGGTGCCGTATAAACTGATAGTAGGGAAACCTTGGTTTATCTATATGAGCTGGGTAATGCAAAAACCTGGAGAGGACGAAGCTGAAAACTGTCCAAACTATACAATCAGATGGAACAGAATAGGTAAAACGATCAATGAAATTGAAAATGAACTAAGAGAAGGTAAAAAGCCGTATCTGACAGCCGGCTGTAATCCTAATGCAGATTAATTAAAGGATTTATGTGGAATTTTATATTATTAAATACACGGCTTTGGCTTTTGCTTTTGTCATTGCGATAGTCGGCCATGAAATAATGCACGGACTAGTAGCCAAACATTATGGGGATCTTACTGCCACACAAGAAGGCAGGCTTAGCATCAATCCCTTAAAACACATAGACCCTTTTGGAAGTATTGTTTTTCCATTGATTTTGTTTATTTCTCAAAAGCTTGCAGGTGTTGCCGATCCGATAGTTTTCGGATGGGCTAAACCTGTGCCTGTAAATATATTTACCGTTGTAAATAGGGGTGGTTATATCGGAGCGTTTAATGTTTCCGTTGCAGGAGTTGTTTATAATTTTGCTTTAGCCGTTATTGCTTCAAGTGTTATCGGTTTGGTAGGTGAGCCAAGCGGTTTGATTAGTCTGTTTTTATATATGTTTTTGATGTATACTGTACTTATAAACGTTATATTGGCTGTGTTTAACCTGTTTCCGATTCCTCCGCTTGACGGTGCTAATGCGCTTAAGTATCTGTCTTTAGAGTTTAAATGTCATAAGGTTGTGCAGTTTTATAATAAAATAGAACCGTACGGTATGATTATATTAATGATTATACTGTTTACACCGTTGAGTAATTATTTTTTTTATCCGGCTGAGGTTTTGATTAAGATATTATTATGAATAAACTTACGGAATTACCTAAAGAAAAGCTCGTTGAAATTATTGAAAAACTGTATGTTAATTTAATTAAAGATCCTAAATACGATATTTATTCAAAAGCTTTTTTTATTGAATATTTAAAACAGAGTCTCGAAATATACAAAAGATACAAAAATATAAAAATCAGCCTTCTTTTATTTGCATTTAAAGCAGATAAAATCGATGTACTTAAAAAAAACATAAGAAAAAGCGATTTGCTGGCAAAATATGACAATGCTTTTGTAATATTACTTTTTGAAACCGGGGAATTAGGTATGTATAAAGTAAGACAGAAGCTGGAAAATATTTTAAATGAAAAGGGTGTTTCTGTCAATATAACGGTAACTGAAAATATTGAAGAGATAATAGAAGAGATAGAAAGTAAAATTAAGATTTATTAAACCAGCTTTTTACTTTATCTATAGCTTCTTCCAGCAGGCTTTTATGTTCTTTAATTTCTCCTCCGAAACTTTTATGAAGTTTTTCAAGCAGTTCTTTTTGTTCATCGGTCAGTTTTTTAGGATAAACGATTTTTAATATTGCTATCAGATCGCCTTTATATCCCGTATTCGGATCAGCAATACCTTCTCCTCTGAAAACGATTTTTGTATTGTCTTTTGTGTGAGGTTTGATTTCTATCTCTTTTTCTCCGCTTAAAGTTGGTATTTTTACGCTGTCTCCGAGAATTGCGCTTGTAAAAAATATTGGAACTTCAACGATAAGATTATTGCCTTTTCTTTTGAAGATTTTTGATTCTTTAACATTGAAAATCAGATATAAATCGCCTCTGTATCCGCTTATATCCTGGTTTCCGTGGCCTTTTATTCTCATTCTCATACCGGTATCGATTCCGGCGGGAATGTCAACTTTTACTTTTTCTTTTTCTACAATATAACCTTTTCCACGGCATTCGTTACATACCTTTTTGGCAATAAAACCTCTACCGTTACACTGAGGACATGTTTGGGAAATTCTCATAAATCCGTTGCCCATGATTATACTTCCTCTTCCGTGGCAACTAGGGCATGTTTCTTTCTCTTCCGCTCCTGTTCCGTGACATTTCGGACATAATTTAAAATAACTAATTTCTATTTCTTTGCTTATCCCGTAAACCGCTTCTTCAAATTCTAATGTTACTTCAACGGCTTTGTCTATGTCGTATGGCATCTGTACTTCAGCTCTTCCCCCGCCGAATCCTCCTCCGAATATATCGTTAAACATATCGAAGATGTCACCGAAATCAAAATCCGTTTTGAATCCCTGTCCTTCAAGACCTTCTTTTCCGTATTTGTCGTAAATGGCTCTTTTTTCATCATCGCTTAAAATCTGATAAGCCTCATTTATTTTTTTAAACATCTCTTCTGCTTCTTTGTCGCCCGGATTTTTGTCAGGATGGTATTTCATAGCCAGTTTTCGGTATGCTTTTTTTATTTCTACTTTTGTAGCAGTTCTTTCAACACCTAATATTTCATAATAATCCAACTGCCCCTCCTAAATTTTTTGTGGAATTATAACAACTTTAGTGGGTAAGTTGTGAAGCGGTTAAGTTGTGAAGCTGTAAAAAGTTTTATGATTGTCTAAATTCCTTAACCACTTATCTACTTACCCACTTAACAACTTCCCAACTTAATATATGGTATAATTTCTTTAAAAAAAGGTATATTATGGCATATGAAATTGATAAGAATCAATTAAATGAAGTGCTTGAGAAACATAAATTATCTTGGGAAGATTATGAACATATTAAAAAAATTTTAGGAAGAGAACCTAATTTTGTTGAACTTGGTGTATTTAGTGCGATGTGGAGCGAACACTGCTCATATAAATCAAGTAAAGTATATCTAAAAGGATTTCCTACTGAAGCGCCTTGGGTTATTCAGGGTCCCGGAGAAAATGCAGGGGTTATTGATATAGGCGGTAATATGGCGGCTGTATTTAAAATGGAATCTCACAACCATCCATCTTTTATTGAACCTTATCAGGGAGCGGCTACGGGAGTAGGGGGAATACTTAGAGATATTTTTACAATGGGAGCAAGACCTGTTGCAAACCTTAACGCCATCAGATTCGCACACATTAAAGGCGACGATGAAACCGCTAAATTTCACAGACATCTGCTTCACGGGGTAGTTGCCGGAATTGCCGGGTACGGAAACTGTATAGGCGTTCCTACGATCGGAGGAGAGACTGCGTTTGAAGAGTGTTATAAAGGTAATATTTTAGTTAACGCATTTTCACTCGGAATTTGTCCTCAGGATGAAATATTTTACGCAAAAGCCGAAGGTATTGGAAACCCTGTAATTTACGTAGGGTCTAAAACAGGAAGAGACGGACTTGGCGGAGCCGTAATGAGCTCTGATAGCTTTAAAGAAGGTGACGAAGATCAAAGACCTACAGTTCAGGTAGGAGATCCTTTTACTGAAAAACTTTTAATGGAAGCCTGTTTGGAACTTTTCAAAACCGATTATATAGTGGGTATTCAGGATATGGGTGCTGCGGGACTTACATCTTCAAGTTTTGAAATGGCCGGAAAGAGCGGCAGCGGACTTGTAATGCACCTTGACAAAGTTCCGATGAGAGAAGAGGGAATGAACCCTTATGAGCTTATGCTTAGCGAATCGCAAGAAAGAATGCTTATTTGTGCCAAAAAAGGGTATGAGGACAAAGTTATCGAAATATTTAAAAAATACGATCTTGACGCTGAGGTGATCGGTGAAGTTACGGATACGGGAAGGGTTGAACTGTTCTGGCACGGTGAAAAAGTGGCGGATATCCCTGTGGATCCAATTACTGAAGAAGCATCGGAACTTGTGAGACCTATAAAAGAACCTGAATACCTTAAAGAAATCAAAAACGTACAAATCCCTGAAGTAGATCCGCAAGAAGCGTTTGAAAAACTGATGGCTGAGAGCGAAGTGGTTGACAAAGCGTGGATTTATGAGCAGTACGATTCAATGGTACAGACAAATACCGTAGATACAAAAAGAGCCGACGGAAGCGTCATTAGAGTCAAAGAAAACGGAAGATTCCTTGGAATGGCGTGTGATTGTAACGCAAGATTTAATTATATCGATCCTAAAAAGGGAGCAGCAGCTGCTGTAATGGAAGCCGGAAGAAACGTAGCCGTTAAAAAAATAAAGCCTTTAGCGATTACCGACTGTCTGAATTACGGAAACCCTCTAAATCCTGAAATTATGTGGCAGTTTAAAATGGGATGCGAAGGTATCAAAGAAGCATGCCGTGAACTGAACACTCCTGTTGTCAGCGGTAACGTATCACTTTATAATGAAAATGAAGGTGAGGGTGTATATCCGACTCCTGAAATTGCAATGGTCGGTGCGGGCGACGATTACAGAACGACTGATCTTAAAAATGAAGGAAACAGCGTTTATATTTTAGGCGAAACGAAACCTGAGTTTGGCGGAAGTCTTTATCTTAAAGTTTTCGGAGATAAAGTTGCAGGAGTTCATCCTGAGGTTGATTTTGAAAAAGAACTTAAACTTTGGGACGTACTGCAAAGTGATCTGATTGAAAGCGCAAAAGATATTTCTACCGGTGGAACGGCAATTGCTGCATATAAATGGGCGTGTGTAAGCGATAAAGGGCTTGATTTGAATATCAGCGTGAATTCTCCTAAAGATATATTTGCCGAATCTTTAAGCAGGGCTTTTGTGGAAGTTAAACCCGAAAACGAAGCCGAGTTTGAAAAACTCTGCAGTGATAAGGGCATTTATTTTGAAAAAGCAGGAAAAGTCGGCGGAGATAAAATTAAAATTAATGATGTCGAAGTTTCTCTTGAAAAAGCTAAAGATATATACTTCAATACTTTCCCTAAAATCCTTAAAAACGAAATAATTTAATAAATTCCGGCTTTTTGCTTCTTTTTTGATTTTCGATTATTGAATTTATAGAAGGGATTAAAGATAAATCTTTTCTCCCTGTTCTACTATATGTGCTTTTTTATCGAAGTATGAGTGGATTACGGATTTAAATATAACCTGTTTGTCGTATTCACCGTGTATTAAGAAAATTCTGTCAAGTTTTTCAAATTCATTCATCCATTCAAGAAGCTCTTTTTGATCGGCGTGTGCGGAGAATCCGTTAATTGTGTAAATTTTTGATTTGACTATTATTTCTTCATGATAAATTCTTATGAATTTTGCACCGTCAATAATATCTCTTCCGAGTGTTCCTTTTGCCTGATATCCTACAAACAGCAGTGCGTTTCTCGGATTCCATATTCTGTGTTTCATATGATGAAGAATCCTTCCGCCGTTACACATTCCGCTTCCGGCTATAATTACGGCTCCTCTTTCTATTTTGTTTATGGCTTTACTTTCTTCTACGTCTCTTACTAGTCTTAACTGATCGAATTCAAATGGATGTTTTTTATATTTTTGACATTTTTTGCTTAAAAGCTGGTCCCATTTTTTATATACAGTTGTAACTTTCGTAGCCATAGGCGAATCGAGAAATACTTTTGCGTTTTTAGGAAGTGATTTTTCTTCACTCATTTCTTTGAGTATACACAGTATCTGCTGTGCTCTTTCTATTGCAAAAGTTGGAATTAATACGTTTCCTCCGTTTAAAAGAGTGTTTATAATTACGCTTTTAAATTCTCTGATACTGTCGTCAATGTTTTTATGGTTTCTGTCTCCGTATGTAGATTCAATAAACAAAGCGTCGGCATATGTCGGAGTATGTGGTTTTGGCAGTATTCCGTTGTTTTTATTTCCCAAATCTCCGCTGAAAACT
It contains:
- the lepB gene encoding signal peptidase I, coding for MKEKLKKLYNWSNTWTGTIVIVLLIIFFLAQAFVIPSGSMKRTLMPGDALFAKKFAYGVPIPHIPWLEIPLLPDFRGDGHLIDGPRPKRGDIVIFRYPVNPKLHFVKRCVAVGGDKLMVRNKNLYLRVENNDEKTVAFAKKMKAKVVEINGEKWALNPYMKMHPGIHHDPKVDFPEEVINYGPVIVPKDNYFMMGDNRDHSDDSRFWGPVPYKLIVGKPWFIYMSWVMQKPGEDEAENCPNYTIRWNRIGKTINEIENELREGKKPYLTAGCNPNAD
- a CDS encoding site-2 protease family protein, whose amino-acid sequence is MEFYIIKYTALAFAFVIAIVGHEIMHGLVAKHYGDLTATQEGRLSINPLKHIDPFGSIVFPLILFISQKLAGVADPIVFGWAKPVPVNIFTVVNRGGYIGAFNVSVAGVVYNFALAVIASSVIGLVGEPSGLISLFLYMFLMYTVLINVILAVFNLFPIPPLDGANALKYLSLEFKCHKVVQFYNKIEPYGMIILMIILFTPLSNYFFYPAEVLIKILL
- the dnaJ gene encoding molecular chaperone DnaJ; the encoded protein is MDYYEILGVERTATKVEIKKAYRKLAMKYHPDKNPGDKEAEEMFKKINEAYQILSDDEKRAIYDKYGKEGLEGQGFKTDFDFGDIFDMFNDIFGGGFGGGRAEVQMPYDIDKAVEVTLEFEEAVYGISKEIEISYFKLCPKCHGTGAEEKETCPSCHGRGSIIMGNGFMRISQTCPQCNGRGFIAKKVCNECRGKGYIVEKEKVKVDIPAGIDTGMRMRIKGHGNQDISGYRGDLYLIFNVKESKIFKRKGNNLIVEVPIFFTSAILGDSVKIPTLSGEKEIEIKPHTKDNTKIVFRGEGIADPNTGYKGDLIAILKIVYPKKLTDEQKELLEKLHKSFGGEIKEHKSLLEEAIDKVKSWFNKS
- the purL gene encoding phosphoribosylformylglycinamidine synthase subunit PurL: MAYEIDKNQLNEVLEKHKLSWEDYEHIKKILGREPNFVELGVFSAMWSEHCSYKSSKVYLKGFPTEAPWVIQGPGENAGVIDIGGNMAAVFKMESHNHPSFIEPYQGAATGVGGILRDIFTMGARPVANLNAIRFAHIKGDDETAKFHRHLLHGVVAGIAGYGNCIGVPTIGGETAFEECYKGNILVNAFSLGICPQDEIFYAKAEGIGNPVIYVGSKTGRDGLGGAVMSSDSFKEGDEDQRPTVQVGDPFTEKLLMEACLELFKTDYIVGIQDMGAAGLTSSSFEMAGKSGSGLVMHLDKVPMREEGMNPYELMLSESQERMLICAKKGYEDKVIEIFKKYDLDAEVIGEVTDTGRVELFWHGEKVADIPVDPITEEASELVRPIKEPEYLKEIKNVQIPEVDPQEAFEKLMAESEVVDKAWIYEQYDSMVQTNTVDTKRADGSVIRVKENGRFLGMACDCNARFNYIDPKKGAAAAVMEAGRNVAVKKIKPLAITDCLNYGNPLNPEIMWQFKMGCEGIKEACRELNTPVVSGNVSLYNENEGEGVYPTPEIAMVGAGDDYRTTDLKNEGNSVYILGETKPEFGGSLYLKVFGDKVAGVHPEVDFEKELKLWDVLQSDLIESAKDISTGGTAIAAYKWACVSDKGLDLNISVNSPKDIFAESLSRAFVEVKPENEAEFEKLCSDKGIYFEKAGKVGGDKIKINDVEVSLEKAKDIYFNTFPKILKNEII
- a CDS encoding MBL fold metallo-hydrolase RNA specificity domain-containing protein, with product MENQTYEQSFGAAKVVTGSAHLLDTGKSKILIDCGMFQGLEEHKNYEPFGFDPKEIDALIITHGHLDHVGRIPLLYKGGFKGKVFAHPATFDIAKIVLMDAGKLQEEEYKTKYKKAQRRGKEKDVRKPLFTQDEVKEIFKKMNRQKIEYDKKIKITKDIKATFKDAGHILGSSFVEIDFKEFDIKKRIVFSGDLGNKNNGILPKPHTPTYADALFIESTYGDRNHKNIDDSIREFKSVIINTLLNGGNVLIPTFAIERAQQILCILKEMSEEKSLPKNAKVFLDSPMATKVTTVYKKWDQLLSKKCQKYKKHPFEFDQLRLVRDVEESKAINKIERGAVIIAGSGMCNGGRILHHMKHRIWNPRNALLFVGYQAKGTLGRDIIDGAKFIRIYHEEIIVKSKIYTINGFSAHADQKELLEWMNEFEKLDRIFLIHGEYDKQVIFKSVIHSYFDKKAHIVEQGEKIYL